One window from the genome of Gimesia aquarii encodes:
- a CDS encoding C45 family autoproteolytic acyltransferase/hydolase, translated as MIRYCQVIIAFTIACFSLSGYVQAEGYLTSIGKGDHQIPVVVVKGTPYEMGKKQGELIKQDASQMIHSLMKKVQTAAPDRCSNAHLDAAWKSIAPHTDPRFKEELNGFAEGTGMSLKTLQRAHAMPVVMDYSCSSIAAWGAATKNGHLYQTRNLDWTMSLGVQDYPCICVYIPKEGVPHVNVTFAGFIGANTGMNAKGIVLSEMGDSPGKDYPFDMNGVHFTTLFRHVMYDANSLEQAIDIFKNAKRMKKYHYVVGDGANLRAVKMLAHAPNLVIWSDNDPKDELAPQVMKNLVYQDEGRGAFQPLQKVYGKIGAPEMIDIACQIPIKGGNVLDVVYDATALELWVSYAKKQKEAYQRPFVHFKLKDYLK; from the coding sequence TCGCCTTTACCATTGCCTGTTTCAGTCTTTCTGGATACGTACAAGCAGAAGGCTATCTGACGTCGATCGGCAAAGGCGATCATCAGATTCCTGTTGTTGTGGTGAAAGGCACACCTTATGAAATGGGCAAGAAACAGGGAGAGCTGATCAAACAGGACGCATCGCAAATGATTCACTCTCTAATGAAAAAAGTGCAAACCGCGGCTCCAGACCGTTGCTCCAATGCGCATCTGGATGCGGCCTGGAAATCGATCGCACCACATACAGATCCCCGTTTTAAAGAGGAGTTGAACGGTTTTGCCGAAGGGACGGGCATGTCGTTGAAAACGCTGCAACGGGCGCATGCGATGCCTGTGGTGATGGACTATTCCTGCAGCAGTATCGCGGCCTGGGGTGCCGCTACAAAGAATGGACATCTCTATCAAACAAGAAACCTGGACTGGACGATGAGTTTAGGTGTGCAAGACTATCCTTGCATTTGCGTCTACATTCCCAAGGAGGGCGTTCCACACGTGAATGTCACCTTCGCAGGATTCATCGGCGCGAACACCGGTATGAACGCGAAGGGAATTGTCCTTTCGGAGATGGGAGATTCTCCTGGTAAAGATTATCCGTTCGATATGAATGGCGTGCATTTCACGACTCTCTTTCGGCACGTCATGTACGACGCCAATAGCCTGGAACAGGCGATCGACATTTTTAAAAATGCGAAACGGATGAAAAAGTATCACTATGTCGTGGGAGACGGTGCCAATCTGCGTGCCGTGAAGATGCTGGCCCACGCTCCCAATCTCGTAATCTGGAGCGATAATGATCCCAAAGACGAGCTGGCGCCTCAAGTCATGAAAAACCTGGTCTACCAGGACGAAGGCCGCGGCGCGTTTCAGCCACTGCAAAAAGTGTATGGCAAAATCGGCGCTCCGGAAATGATTGACATCGCCTGCCAGATTCCCATTAAAGGCGGAAACGTTCTCGACGTGGTTTATGATGCGACAGCGCTGGAACTCTGGGTCTCTTACGCCAAAAAGCAGAAGGAAGCCTATCAACGCCCCTTCGTGCACTTCAAACTGAAAGACTATCTTAAATAA
- a CDS encoding alpha/beta hydrolase translates to MTFALKKTFITAMILPAFVSVSVYAQKQPVRLNPDNLLLYRDQAGKVNQVQTKADWEKRRKEIIRGMETVMGPFPGEDQRVALDVKILEEVKLEKYTRQLITYQSSPGSRTPAYLCIPHTAKAGTKVPAVLCLHPTDNRVGHKVVVGLGGRAGRQYAAELAERGYVTIAPAYPHLANYWPNLGKLGFVSGTMKAIWDNSRAIDLLASLDYVNLKPGVGAIGHSLGGHNSIYTAVFDPRASAIVSSCGFDSYRDYYDGAERVWYFGKGWCQIRYMPRMSNYRGKLDKIPFDFPELLGALAPRPLYVNAPLHDSNFRWKSVDKCAEIAKPVYEMLGSKGKLVIDHPDSNHNFPLEQRNRAYQLFDSVLKD, encoded by the coding sequence ATGACCTTTGCTCTCAAGAAAACGTTCATCACCGCGATGATTCTACCCGCATTCGTCTCGGTCTCTGTTTATGCTCAGAAGCAACCGGTTCGGCTCAACCCCGATAATCTGCTCCTGTACCGGGATCAAGCAGGTAAGGTTAATCAGGTCCAGACAAAAGCCGACTGGGAAAAGCGGCGGAAAGAAATCATTCGCGGGATGGAAACAGTCATGGGACCGTTCCCCGGAGAGGACCAGCGGGTTGCTCTGGATGTGAAAATCCTCGAAGAGGTCAAGCTGGAGAAATACACGCGCCAACTGATAACCTATCAGTCGTCGCCCGGTTCCAGAACGCCAGCCTACCTTTGTATTCCCCACACTGCTAAAGCGGGAACGAAAGTTCCTGCAGTCCTTTGTCTGCATCCCACCGATAACAGAGTGGGCCATAAAGTCGTTGTGGGACTGGGGGGACGTGCAGGCAGGCAGTACGCCGCCGAACTGGCGGAGCGGGGCTATGTGACCATTGCACCTGCCTACCCCCATCTGGCGAATTACTGGCCTAACCTGGGAAAGCTGGGATTTGTGAGCGGAACGATGAAAGCGATCTGGGACAACTCTCGAGCCATTGACCTGCTCGCATCACTGGACTATGTGAACCTGAAACCGGGAGTCGGCGCTATCGGCCATTCTCTGGGCGGTCATAATTCCATCTACACGGCCGTCTTTGATCCCCGCGCTTCCGCCATCGTCAGCAGTTGTGGCTTTGATTCTTATCGGGATTATTATGACGGGGCCGAACGTGTCTGGTATTTTGGTAAAGGCTGGTGCCAGATCCGTTACATGCCTCGCATGTCAAACTACCGCGGAAAGCTGGACAAAATTCCCTTTGATTTTCCCGAACTGCTCGGTGCACTGGCACCACGTCCTCTCTATGTCAACGCACCACTGCACGATTCCAATTTTCGTTGGAAAAGTGTCGACAAGTGTGCTGAGATCGCCAAACCGGTATATGAGATGCTGGGATCGAAAGGAAAGCTGGTCATCGATCATCCCGACAGTAATCACAACTTTCCGCTGGAACAACGCAATCGTGCCTACCAGCTATTCGACTCCGTCCTGAAAGATTGA
- a CDS encoding potassium channel family protein has protein sequence MLKHLLRKRLPLFVEFFSAFVRYASYVREVFVALLLTLLLGAILIWRFENLDFGDAIYFTLITGLTIGYGDITPETPLGKLISVCIGLIGMVVVGLTIAIATRALNETAKRHMDLEREDQVAQKTPSVSP, from the coding sequence ATGTTAAAGCACTTACTTCGCAAACGCCTTCCTCTTTTTGTTGAATTCTTCAGTGCCTTTGTACGTTATGCCTCTTATGTGCGCGAGGTCTTCGTGGCACTTCTGTTAACCTTGTTGCTGGGCGCGATTCTGATCTGGAGATTTGAAAACCTCGACTTTGGAGACGCAATCTATTTTACATTGATCACCGGGCTCACGATTGGCTATGGCGATATTACGCCAGAGACGCCTCTGGGAAAACTGATCAGTGTCTGTATTGGTCTGATCGGAATGGTCGTGGTGGGGCTCACAATTGCCATCGCGACGCGAGCTTTGAATGAGACAGCCAAACGACACATGGATCTTGAACGGGAAGATCAGGTGGCCCAAAAAACGCCTTCTGTTTCACCATAG
- a CDS encoding M20 metallopeptidase family protein, whose amino-acid sequence MTQVSRGVTMTGLDSKLFEQIVSFRRAIHAEPELSWHEYKTSDRIAAFLDELEIPYKRGVAGTGIVAELPGEHDLPFVALRADMDALPIQEETGLPFASQVPGVMHACGHDGHTSMLLGAAALLVQEKHRPAPIRFLFQPAEETGKGAKSMIEAGVLENVALIFGGHLDRHFPAGTVAVTDGPVNASSDQFHIKIQGAGGHAARPHEAIDSVVVGSLLVMALQTIVSREVNPAHPSVVTVGHFKAGSASNVIASTAQLDGSIRAQEQSVREDLQRSIERIARSIGDLHNAKIEVTIDLGTPPLSNPPDIAELAREAVRESLGEATLRKLEIANMGGEDFAYYMEEVPGCYVRFGSVLAGKEGYPAHSSRFDFDEQALNVGATYFHAIALAGGRRLLEEGE is encoded by the coding sequence ATGACACAAGTCAGCAGAGGTGTAACCATGACGGGACTCGATTCGAAACTGTTTGAGCAAATTGTGTCATTTCGACGCGCGATACATGCTGAGCCCGAGCTAAGCTGGCATGAGTATAAAACCTCTGATCGAATCGCAGCGTTTTTAGATGAGTTAGAAATTCCTTACAAACGAGGCGTCGCTGGTACCGGGATTGTGGCGGAACTCCCGGGAGAGCATGATCTTCCCTTTGTCGCGTTGCGTGCCGATATGGATGCGTTGCCGATTCAGGAAGAAACCGGATTACCTTTTGCCTCTCAGGTTCCGGGTGTGATGCATGCCTGCGGACATGATGGTCACACAAGTATGTTGCTCGGAGCGGCCGCGTTATTAGTTCAAGAAAAACACCGACCGGCGCCCATTCGTTTCCTTTTCCAACCTGCCGAAGAAACCGGAAAAGGGGCAAAATCGATGATCGAAGCCGGCGTCCTGGAAAATGTCGCGCTGATTTTCGGCGGTCATTTAGATCGACATTTTCCGGCGGGGACCGTGGCAGTCACCGATGGTCCCGTGAATGCGTCCAGCGATCAATTTCACATCAAAATCCAAGGTGCGGGTGGACATGCCGCCCGTCCTCACGAAGCCATTGATTCGGTGGTCGTCGGTTCGCTGTTGGTGATGGCGTTACAAACGATTGTTTCACGGGAAGTCAACCCGGCCCATCCGTCGGTGGTGACAGTCGGTCATTTCAAAGCAGGCTCGGCTTCCAATGTCATCGCCTCAACTGCCCAGCTCGATGGCTCGATTCGTGCACAGGAGCAGTCTGTTCGTGAAGATCTTCAACGCTCGATTGAACGCATCGCGCGATCGATTGGAGATTTACATAATGCGAAGATCGAAGTCACGATTGACCTGGGGACACCACCTCTCTCCAATCCACCGGACATTGCTGAACTGGCCCGGGAAGCAGTACGGGAATCACTGGGAGAAGCGACTTTGCGCAAACTCGAAATCGCCAATATGGGGGGAGAAGATTTCGCGTATTACATGGAGGAAGTACCCGGCTGCTATGTGAGATTCGGAAGCGTGCTGGCAGGGAAAGAGGGATATCCGGCCCATTCCAGCCGCTTTGACTTTGACGAGCAGGCTTTGAATGTGGGCGCAACATATTTTCACGCCATCGCGCTCGCCGGTGGCCGCCGACTCCTTGAAGAGGGAGAATGA
- a CDS encoding GNAT family N-acetyltransferase — translation MIVIRRACESDVEAISEMFQIAYGDDYFYPQYYDIQSLKRMILSDDTLFLVAEESDTGAVLGTASVLLEVGAHADLLAEFGRLVVHPQGRGQGIGGKLMKARVEFVQDRLHVGIVENRSAHEFSQRISHQHGFHPVGLLPNKFQLGDRESAALYVCHFGHALELRRNHPHLIPEIYPLAKLALENCQLNCDAIIEAEPRAYPHVKQFQIQEMESELYPVLLRFERGRIKHREIFGRMRLHYGLFQLRVSQGQYLLAYRDGVMVGAIGFMIDEHERTGKIFELVSLDDSPIYYLVSELVRRCREEYGIDYLEVDVSAFSTQMQQTLLENGFLPAAYIPAMVFHDVERLDIVRMVCLLTTWNGDALQVFEPGKPIADLVDQSLRLRTALPKLIQAVKTAPLFAGLSEEQQQYVAASAELETLPEGRVLFRPEDPADKIRVIISGEIEIQNCHAKTVGSIGPDESLGDLASVSEPSHRVLAYVKSPGQAMLFSRDALLQLVHTRPDIGMILFRNHACELADKLQRMNVHALFKQE, via the coding sequence ATGATCGTGATTCGAAGAGCCTGTGAGTCCGATGTCGAAGCAATCAGCGAGATGTTTCAGATTGCGTATGGCGACGATTATTTCTACCCCCAGTATTATGACATCCAATCGCTCAAACGAATGATCTTGAGTGACGACACGCTGTTTCTGGTCGCAGAAGAGTCTGATACGGGTGCGGTTCTTGGAACTGCGTCTGTCCTGTTGGAGGTCGGTGCGCATGCCGATCTCCTTGCCGAATTCGGTCGTCTGGTTGTCCATCCTCAAGGCCGCGGTCAGGGGATTGGCGGAAAATTGATGAAGGCGCGCGTGGAATTCGTTCAAGACCGCTTGCATGTGGGGATTGTCGAGAATCGGAGTGCCCATGAGTTTTCCCAACGCATCTCCCACCAGCATGGTTTTCATCCAGTCGGCTTGCTGCCCAACAAATTTCAACTCGGCGATCGGGAATCAGCGGCCTTATATGTCTGTCACTTCGGACATGCACTCGAACTTCGACGTAACCATCCGCATCTCATTCCAGAAATCTATCCGCTTGCCAAACTCGCGCTGGAAAATTGCCAGCTGAATTGTGATGCCATTATTGAAGCGGAACCACGGGCCTATCCGCATGTCAAACAGTTTCAGATCCAGGAGATGGAGTCTGAATTGTATCCCGTACTACTCCGTTTTGAACGGGGCCGGATCAAACACCGGGAAATCTTCGGACGGATGCGATTGCACTATGGTCTGTTTCAATTACGTGTCAGTCAGGGACAATACCTGCTCGCGTATCGCGATGGTGTGATGGTGGGTGCCATTGGATTCATGATTGATGAACACGAACGAACCGGAAAAATCTTTGAACTGGTTTCTCTGGATGATTCGCCTATTTACTATCTGGTCTCCGAACTTGTCAGGCGCTGCCGGGAAGAGTACGGCATTGACTATCTGGAAGTAGACGTCAGCGCATTCTCAACGCAAATGCAGCAGACACTGTTGGAGAATGGATTTCTGCCTGCCGCCTATATTCCGGCAATGGTTTTTCACGATGTCGAGCGTTTGGATATCGTGCGTATGGTCTGCCTCCTGACCACCTGGAATGGGGATGCATTACAAGTGTTTGAACCGGGGAAGCCCATTGCAGACCTGGTGGATCAATCACTCAGGTTGAGAACGGCACTTCCCAAACTGATTCAGGCCGTGAAGACGGCCCCTTTGTTTGCAGGTTTGTCGGAAGAGCAACAACAGTATGTCGCTGCTTCAGCAGAACTGGAAACACTGCCAGAAGGGCGTGTCTTGTTTCGCCCGGAGGATCCCGCTGACAAAATCCGCGTCATCATCTCCGGAGAAATTGAGATTCAGAATTGTCATGCAAAGACCGTCGGCTCCATCGGGCCTGATGAATCGCTGGGCGATCTGGCCTCGGTTTCGGAACCCTCTCATCGCGTCCTGGCTTATGTCAAAAGTCCGGGGCAGGCGATGCTTTTTTCCAGAGATGCACTCCTGCAACTCGTTCATACTCGTCCCGACATCGGCATGATCCTGTTCCGCAATCACGCGTGTGAGTTGGCTGACAAGTTACAACGCATGAATGTGCACGCCCTCTTCAAACAGGAGTGA